One Clarias gariepinus isolate MV-2021 ecotype Netherlands chromosome 18, CGAR_prim_01v2, whole genome shotgun sequence genomic window carries:
- the atf7ip gene encoding activating transcription factor 7-interacting protein 1 isoform X3: MEVAVPEEPQKKIFRARKTMKMSDRQQLEVLHNTLVTANSNSSSSRPQTPLVNGTHGEDGQKGKEKDKETGTKSPVSPSSHSSPVPSRSVSHSRSPSPSDSENREPSPSLKKGLEKGKGEEKKGEQDRKDDEKPEEVKADKIETTKTAHTGSPSDKKPELKKTSTDQGLNGELPMETDSTSLDNGSAEEKSSPSSPSGKKRCLSPVEGKDGWKDGEIKEERDGKRARVEGMQLEAQLELKITANAGSRLKLEKLVQQLVEERLHVLQLTVFDHSLQELKDRMEKIDAATKQQKTVQHTLQSKIARLAKKFGAANQASENSRKAQEAAAAAAKPTPAPMTTPTTQRTVRAMLDPKTQNASVVSSSSTATPTQPKPHSTPSTPTSSALAASAPILQLITTTTNSTPSSSSSSLSGQAQTGTLLLQSRPNTGAITSTATSAGQPMSIQPLLIQLPLAVANGQGGAIAGGVNLIPVSSLATVNSLSKAKTTTATTFILQKTAGNVVTSSSSAPSSLASSASSAVAQMPPSRPVYQGGTGTTSSPSAGISVTTARAPTQCATVVGMATASSSPATTGPAATGSAAAAAGPPSASEMTSKTDNQATHSVPAKSPAQPARPKGSVIDLTEDDDDVQVTGVQKATASAVPNNAQRPQGPPPSLVSSTSAAGRSAVQHRPSVDSPSKSRTSSSSSSSLPPLPLAPAPPARLPPEAAHTSPPQQPQLKLARVQSQNGIVLSWCVSETERNCAPVDSYHLYAYHQDQQSASASSSTQPPTHSLWKKIGEVKALPLPMACTLTQFVSGSTYYFAVRAKDMFGRFGPFCEPQCTDVINPTS; the protein is encoded by the exons atggaagtcgccgttccagaagagcctcagaagAAGATTTTCCGCGCTCGAAAAACCATGAAAATGAGCGATCGTCAGCAGCTGGAGGTGCTGCACAACACCTTGGTGACTGCCAACTCCAACTCTTCTTCCTCGCGGCCCCAGACACCGCTGGTAAACGGAACGCACGGGGAGGATGGACAAAAAGGCAAAGAGAAGGACAAGGAGACTGGGACTAAGTCTCCTGTCTCGCCCTCATCACATTCTTCACCTGTACCATCGCGCTCGGTCTCACACTCGCGATCACCCTCTCCATCTGACAGCGAAAATCGAGAGCCTTCACCTTCTCTGAAGAAAGGCCTGGAGAAAGGTAAAGGTGAAGAGAAGAAAGGAGAGCAAGACAGGAAGGATGATGAGAAGCCAGAGGAAGTCAAAGCTGACAAGATAGAA ACCACCAAAACGGCACACACCGGTTCTCCATCAGACAAGAAGCCTGAGCTGAAAAAGACTTCCACAGACCAAGGCTTGAACGGCGAGCTGCCCATGGAAACAGACAGCACTTCCCTTGACAACGGTTCGGCGGAAGAGAAAAGCA GCCCTAGCTCGCCTTCTGGTAAAAAGAGATGTTTGTCACCAGTCGAGGggaaggatggatggaaagATGGAGAGATCAAGGAGGAGAGAGATGGGAAGAGAGCACGGGTAGAGGGAATGCAGTTGGAAGCTCAGTTAGAGCTGAAGATCACGGCCAACGCAGGGAGCCGTCTGAAACTGGAAAAG TTGGTGCAGCAGTTGGTGGAGGAGCGCTTGCATGTGCTGCAGCTGACTGTGTTCGACCATAGTCTGCAAGAGCTCAAGGACAGAATGGAGAAGATTGATGCTGCCACCAAGCAGCAGAAAACTGTCCAACACACTCTACAG agTAAGATTGCACGGTTAGCCAAGAAGTTTGGAGCTGCTAACCAGGCGTCTGAGAATTCCAGAAAAGCTCAAGAG GCTGCTGCCGCTGCTGCTAAGCCTACTCCCGCACCGATGACAACCCCAACAACTCAACG cACTGTAAGGGCCATGCTGGACCCAAAGACACAAAATGCTTCTGTAGTATCATCCAGTTCTACCG CTACCCCGACTCAGCCCAAACCTCACTCCACTCCAAGTACGCCAACCTCTTCGGCATTAGCCGCCTCTGCGCCTATCCTCCAGCTCATAACCACAACGACAAACTCTACACCCTCCTCCTCCAGCTCCTCTTTAAGTGGCCAGGCGCAGACAGGAACTCTACTGCTGCAGTCCCGCCCTAACACGGGTGCCATAACAAGCACGGCCACATCAGCAGGCCAACCGATGTCCATCCAGCCTTTGCTGATCCAACTGCCATTGGCTGTAGCTAACGGCCAGGGTGGGGCCATAGCCGGAGGAGTAAACCTAATTCCTGTGTCCTCCTTAGCCACAGTTAATAGCCTTAGCAAGGCCAAGACCACAACAGCCACGACTTTTATCTTGCAGAAGACTGCAGGAAATGTTGTGACCTCATCTTCGTCTGCTCCCTCTTCTTTGGCCTCATCCGCGTCTTCAGCAGTGGCACAGATGCCACCAAGTAGGCCAGTGTACCAGGGTGGCACGGGCACAACAAGCTCACCTAGTGCTGGCATCTCCGTGACGACAGCCCGTGCCCCAACACAGTGCGCCACTGTAGTTGGAATGGCCACTGCCTCATCATCACCTGCAACCACAGGCCCTGCTGCAACAGGCTCGGCTGCTGCCGCGGCTGGTCCGCCATCGGCTTCTGAAATGACATCCAAAACAG ataaCCAAGCTACTCACTCTGTTCCAGCCAAATCACCTGCTCAG CCTGCTCGTCCAAAGGGCTCAGTCATTGACCTAactgaggatgatgatgatgtgcaAG TTACTGGTGTGCAGAAGGCTACTGCTTCTGCTGTCCCCAACAATGCCCAGCGACCCCAAGGACCTCCCCCATCACTAGTAAGCTCCACCTCTGCTG CAGGGCGTTCTGCAGTGCAGCATCGACCCTCGGTG GACTCCCCCTCTAAATCACGCACAAGCTCTTCATCATCGAGTTCTCTTCCACCGTTGCCATTAGCCCCTGCCCCACCTGCTCGTCTGCCCCCAGAGGCAGCACACACCTCTCCTCCTCAGCAGCCTCAATTGAAGCTGGCACGTGTGCAGAGTCAGAACGGCATTGTACTGTCGTGGTGCGTGTCTGAGACTGAGCGAAACTGTGCACCCGTGGATAGCTACCACCTCTATGCCTACCACCAGGATCAGCAGAGTGCATCGGCCAGTTCATCCACACAGCCGCCCACACACTCACTGTGGAAAAAGATTGGTGAAGTGAAGGCACTGCCACTGCCCATGGCCTGCACCCTCACCCAGTTTGTTTCCGGTTCTACATATTACTTTGCCGTCAGGGCCAAAGATATGTTTGGCCGCTTTGGACCTTTTTGCGAGCCCCAGTGTACCGATGTCATCAACCCAACATCCTAA
- the atf7ip gene encoding activating transcription factor 7-interacting protein 1 isoform X2 — translation MEVAVPEEPQKKIFRARKTMKMSDRQQLEVLHNTLVTANSNSSSSRPQTPLVNGTHGEDGQKGKEKDKETGTKSPVSPSSHSSPVPSRSVSHSRSPSPSDSENREPSPSLKKGLEKGKGEEKKGEQDRKDDEKPEEVKADKIETTKTAHTGSPSDKKPELKKTSTDQGLNGELPMETDSTSLDNGSAEEKSSKSISSSSPYGSPAASLECDPEVKEGFLCLSEEDEGQGEQDEAKDRNEEKMDVDPEKEDKKEGEKGCNVADGTGPSSPSGKKRCLSPVEGKDGWKDGEIKEERDGKRARVEGMQLEAQLELKITANAGSRLKLEKLVQQLVEERLHVLQLTVFDHSLQELKDRMEKIDAATKQQKTVQHTLQSKIARLAKKFGAANQASENSRKAQEAAAAAAKPTPAPMTTPTTQRTVRAMLDPKTQNASVVSSSSTATPTQPKPHSTPSTPTSSALAASAPILQLITTTTNSTPSSSSSSLSGQAQTGTLLLQSRPNTGAITSTATSAGQPMSIQPLLIQLPLAVANGQGGAIAGGVNLIPVSSLATVNSLSKAKTTTATTFILQKTAGNVVTSSSSAPSSLASSASSAVAQMPPSRPVYQGGTGTTSSPSAGISVTTARAPTQCATVVGMATASSSPATTGPAATGSAAAAAGPPSASEMTSKTDNQATHSVPAKSPAQPARPKGSVIDLTEDDDDVQVTGVQKATASAVPNNAQRPQGPPPSLVSSTSAGRSAVQHRPSVDSPSKSRTSSSSSSSLPPLPLAPAPPARLPPEAAHTSPPQQPQLKLARVQSQNGIVLSWCVSETERNCAPVDSYHLYAYHQDQQSASASSSTQPPTHSLWKKIGEVKALPLPMACTLTQFVSGSTYYFAVRAKDMFGRFGPFCEPQCTDVINPTS, via the exons atggaagtcgccgttccagaagagcctcagaagAAGATTTTCCGCGCTCGAAAAACCATGAAAATGAGCGATCGTCAGCAGCTGGAGGTGCTGCACAACACCTTGGTGACTGCCAACTCCAACTCTTCTTCCTCGCGGCCCCAGACACCGCTGGTAAACGGAACGCACGGGGAGGATGGACAAAAAGGCAAAGAGAAGGACAAGGAGACTGGGACTAAGTCTCCTGTCTCGCCCTCATCACATTCTTCACCTGTACCATCGCGCTCGGTCTCACACTCGCGATCACCCTCTCCATCTGACAGCGAAAATCGAGAGCCTTCACCTTCTCTGAAGAAAGGCCTGGAGAAAGGTAAAGGTGAAGAGAAGAAAGGAGAGCAAGACAGGAAGGATGATGAGAAGCCAGAGGAAGTCAAAGCTGACAAGATAGAA ACCACCAAAACGGCACACACCGGTTCTCCATCAGACAAGAAGCCTGAGCTGAAAAAGACTTCCACAGACCAAGGCTTGAACGGCGAGCTGCCCATGGAAACAGACAGCACTTCCCTTGACAACGGTTCGGCGGAAGAGAAAAGCAGTAAGAGCATCTCCTCCTCGTCTCCTTACGGCTCTCCAGCCGCCAGCTTGGAGTGCGACCCAGAAGTGAAAGAGGGCTTTCTCTGCCTCAGTGAGGAAGATGAGGGTCAGGGAGAGCAAGATGAGGCGAAAGACAGAAACGAGGAGAAGATGGATGTGGATCCTGAGAAAGAGGacaagaaagagggagagaaagggtGTAATGTGGCAGATGGCACAG GCCCTAGCTCGCCTTCTGGTAAAAAGAGATGTTTGTCACCAGTCGAGGggaaggatggatggaaagATGGAGAGATCAAGGAGGAGAGAGATGGGAAGAGAGCACGGGTAGAGGGAATGCAGTTGGAAGCTCAGTTAGAGCTGAAGATCACGGCCAACGCAGGGAGCCGTCTGAAACTGGAAAAG TTGGTGCAGCAGTTGGTGGAGGAGCGCTTGCATGTGCTGCAGCTGACTGTGTTCGACCATAGTCTGCAAGAGCTCAAGGACAGAATGGAGAAGATTGATGCTGCCACCAAGCAGCAGAAAACTGTCCAACACACTCTACAG agTAAGATTGCACGGTTAGCCAAGAAGTTTGGAGCTGCTAACCAGGCGTCTGAGAATTCCAGAAAAGCTCAAGAG GCTGCTGCCGCTGCTGCTAAGCCTACTCCCGCACCGATGACAACCCCAACAACTCAACG cACTGTAAGGGCCATGCTGGACCCAAAGACACAAAATGCTTCTGTAGTATCATCCAGTTCTACCG CTACCCCGACTCAGCCCAAACCTCACTCCACTCCAAGTACGCCAACCTCTTCGGCATTAGCCGCCTCTGCGCCTATCCTCCAGCTCATAACCACAACGACAAACTCTACACCCTCCTCCTCCAGCTCCTCTTTAAGTGGCCAGGCGCAGACAGGAACTCTACTGCTGCAGTCCCGCCCTAACACGGGTGCCATAACAAGCACGGCCACATCAGCAGGCCAACCGATGTCCATCCAGCCTTTGCTGATCCAACTGCCATTGGCTGTAGCTAACGGCCAGGGTGGGGCCATAGCCGGAGGAGTAAACCTAATTCCTGTGTCCTCCTTAGCCACAGTTAATAGCCTTAGCAAGGCCAAGACCACAACAGCCACGACTTTTATCTTGCAGAAGACTGCAGGAAATGTTGTGACCTCATCTTCGTCTGCTCCCTCTTCTTTGGCCTCATCCGCGTCTTCAGCAGTGGCACAGATGCCACCAAGTAGGCCAGTGTACCAGGGTGGCACGGGCACAACAAGCTCACCTAGTGCTGGCATCTCCGTGACGACAGCCCGTGCCCCAACACAGTGCGCCACTGTAGTTGGAATGGCCACTGCCTCATCATCACCTGCAACCACAGGCCCTGCTGCAACAGGCTCGGCTGCTGCCGCGGCTGGTCCGCCATCGGCTTCTGAAATGACATCCAAAACAG ataaCCAAGCTACTCACTCTGTTCCAGCCAAATCACCTGCTCAG CCTGCTCGTCCAAAGGGCTCAGTCATTGACCTAactgaggatgatgatgatgtgcaAG TTACTGGTGTGCAGAAGGCTACTGCTTCTGCTGTCCCCAACAATGCCCAGCGACCCCAAGGACCTCCCCCATCACTAGTAAGCTCCACCTCTGCTG GGCGTTCTGCAGTGCAGCATCGACCCTCGGTG GACTCCCCCTCTAAATCACGCACAAGCTCTTCATCATCGAGTTCTCTTCCACCGTTGCCATTAGCCCCTGCCCCACCTGCTCGTCTGCCCCCAGAGGCAGCACACACCTCTCCTCCTCAGCAGCCTCAATTGAAGCTGGCACGTGTGCAGAGTCAGAACGGCATTGTACTGTCGTGGTGCGTGTCTGAGACTGAGCGAAACTGTGCACCCGTGGATAGCTACCACCTCTATGCCTACCACCAGGATCAGCAGAGTGCATCGGCCAGTTCATCCACACAGCCGCCCACACACTCACTGTGGAAAAAGATTGGTGAAGTGAAGGCACTGCCACTGCCCATGGCCTGCACCCTCACCCAGTTTGTTTCCGGTTCTACATATTACTTTGCCGTCAGGGCCAAAGATATGTTTGGCCGCTTTGGACCTTTTTGCGAGCCCCAGTGTACCGATGTCATCAACCCAACATCCTAA
- the atf7ip gene encoding activating transcription factor 7-interacting protein 1 isoform X1: MEVAVPEEPQKKIFRARKTMKMSDRQQLEVLHNTLVTANSNSSSSRPQTPLVNGTHGEDGQKGKEKDKETGTKSPVSPSSHSSPVPSRSVSHSRSPSPSDSENREPSPSLKKGLEKGKGEEKKGEQDRKDDEKPEEVKADKIETTKTAHTGSPSDKKPELKKTSTDQGLNGELPMETDSTSLDNGSAEEKSSKSISSSSPYGSPAASLECDPEVKEGFLCLSEEDEGQGEQDEAKDRNEEKMDVDPEKEDKKEGEKGCNVADGTGPSSPSGKKRCLSPVEGKDGWKDGEIKEERDGKRARVEGMQLEAQLELKITANAGSRLKLEKLVQQLVEERLHVLQLTVFDHSLQELKDRMEKIDAATKQQKTVQHTLQSKIARLAKKFGAANQASENSRKAQEAAAAAAKPTPAPMTTPTTQRTVRAMLDPKTQNASVVSSSSTATPTQPKPHSTPSTPTSSALAASAPILQLITTTTNSTPSSSSSSLSGQAQTGTLLLQSRPNTGAITSTATSAGQPMSIQPLLIQLPLAVANGQGGAIAGGVNLIPVSSLATVNSLSKAKTTTATTFILQKTAGNVVTSSSSAPSSLASSASSAVAQMPPSRPVYQGGTGTTSSPSAGISVTTARAPTQCATVVGMATASSSPATTGPAATGSAAAAAGPPSASEMTSKTDNQATHSVPAKSPAQPARPKGSVIDLTEDDDDVQVTGVQKATASAVPNNAQRPQGPPPSLVSSTSAAGRSAVQHRPSVDSPSKSRTSSSSSSSLPPLPLAPAPPARLPPEAAHTSPPQQPQLKLARVQSQNGIVLSWCVSETERNCAPVDSYHLYAYHQDQQSASASSSTQPPTHSLWKKIGEVKALPLPMACTLTQFVSGSTYYFAVRAKDMFGRFGPFCEPQCTDVINPTS, encoded by the exons atggaagtcgccgttccagaagagcctcagaagAAGATTTTCCGCGCTCGAAAAACCATGAAAATGAGCGATCGTCAGCAGCTGGAGGTGCTGCACAACACCTTGGTGACTGCCAACTCCAACTCTTCTTCCTCGCGGCCCCAGACACCGCTGGTAAACGGAACGCACGGGGAGGATGGACAAAAAGGCAAAGAGAAGGACAAGGAGACTGGGACTAAGTCTCCTGTCTCGCCCTCATCACATTCTTCACCTGTACCATCGCGCTCGGTCTCACACTCGCGATCACCCTCTCCATCTGACAGCGAAAATCGAGAGCCTTCACCTTCTCTGAAGAAAGGCCTGGAGAAAGGTAAAGGTGAAGAGAAGAAAGGAGAGCAAGACAGGAAGGATGATGAGAAGCCAGAGGAAGTCAAAGCTGACAAGATAGAA ACCACCAAAACGGCACACACCGGTTCTCCATCAGACAAGAAGCCTGAGCTGAAAAAGACTTCCACAGACCAAGGCTTGAACGGCGAGCTGCCCATGGAAACAGACAGCACTTCCCTTGACAACGGTTCGGCGGAAGAGAAAAGCAGTAAGAGCATCTCCTCCTCGTCTCCTTACGGCTCTCCAGCCGCCAGCTTGGAGTGCGACCCAGAAGTGAAAGAGGGCTTTCTCTGCCTCAGTGAGGAAGATGAGGGTCAGGGAGAGCAAGATGAGGCGAAAGACAGAAACGAGGAGAAGATGGATGTGGATCCTGAGAAAGAGGacaagaaagagggagagaaagggtGTAATGTGGCAGATGGCACAG GCCCTAGCTCGCCTTCTGGTAAAAAGAGATGTTTGTCACCAGTCGAGGggaaggatggatggaaagATGGAGAGATCAAGGAGGAGAGAGATGGGAAGAGAGCACGGGTAGAGGGAATGCAGTTGGAAGCTCAGTTAGAGCTGAAGATCACGGCCAACGCAGGGAGCCGTCTGAAACTGGAAAAG TTGGTGCAGCAGTTGGTGGAGGAGCGCTTGCATGTGCTGCAGCTGACTGTGTTCGACCATAGTCTGCAAGAGCTCAAGGACAGAATGGAGAAGATTGATGCTGCCACCAAGCAGCAGAAAACTGTCCAACACACTCTACAG agTAAGATTGCACGGTTAGCCAAGAAGTTTGGAGCTGCTAACCAGGCGTCTGAGAATTCCAGAAAAGCTCAAGAG GCTGCTGCCGCTGCTGCTAAGCCTACTCCCGCACCGATGACAACCCCAACAACTCAACG cACTGTAAGGGCCATGCTGGACCCAAAGACACAAAATGCTTCTGTAGTATCATCCAGTTCTACCG CTACCCCGACTCAGCCCAAACCTCACTCCACTCCAAGTACGCCAACCTCTTCGGCATTAGCCGCCTCTGCGCCTATCCTCCAGCTCATAACCACAACGACAAACTCTACACCCTCCTCCTCCAGCTCCTCTTTAAGTGGCCAGGCGCAGACAGGAACTCTACTGCTGCAGTCCCGCCCTAACACGGGTGCCATAACAAGCACGGCCACATCAGCAGGCCAACCGATGTCCATCCAGCCTTTGCTGATCCAACTGCCATTGGCTGTAGCTAACGGCCAGGGTGGGGCCATAGCCGGAGGAGTAAACCTAATTCCTGTGTCCTCCTTAGCCACAGTTAATAGCCTTAGCAAGGCCAAGACCACAACAGCCACGACTTTTATCTTGCAGAAGACTGCAGGAAATGTTGTGACCTCATCTTCGTCTGCTCCCTCTTCTTTGGCCTCATCCGCGTCTTCAGCAGTGGCACAGATGCCACCAAGTAGGCCAGTGTACCAGGGTGGCACGGGCACAACAAGCTCACCTAGTGCTGGCATCTCCGTGACGACAGCCCGTGCCCCAACACAGTGCGCCACTGTAGTTGGAATGGCCACTGCCTCATCATCACCTGCAACCACAGGCCCTGCTGCAACAGGCTCGGCTGCTGCCGCGGCTGGTCCGCCATCGGCTTCTGAAATGACATCCAAAACAG ataaCCAAGCTACTCACTCTGTTCCAGCCAAATCACCTGCTCAG CCTGCTCGTCCAAAGGGCTCAGTCATTGACCTAactgaggatgatgatgatgtgcaAG TTACTGGTGTGCAGAAGGCTACTGCTTCTGCTGTCCCCAACAATGCCCAGCGACCCCAAGGACCTCCCCCATCACTAGTAAGCTCCACCTCTGCTG CAGGGCGTTCTGCAGTGCAGCATCGACCCTCGGTG GACTCCCCCTCTAAATCACGCACAAGCTCTTCATCATCGAGTTCTCTTCCACCGTTGCCATTAGCCCCTGCCCCACCTGCTCGTCTGCCCCCAGAGGCAGCACACACCTCTCCTCCTCAGCAGCCTCAATTGAAGCTGGCACGTGTGCAGAGTCAGAACGGCATTGTACTGTCGTGGTGCGTGTCTGAGACTGAGCGAAACTGTGCACCCGTGGATAGCTACCACCTCTATGCCTACCACCAGGATCAGCAGAGTGCATCGGCCAGTTCATCCACACAGCCGCCCACACACTCACTGTGGAAAAAGATTGGTGAAGTGAAGGCACTGCCACTGCCCATGGCCTGCACCCTCACCCAGTTTGTTTCCGGTTCTACATATTACTTTGCCGTCAGGGCCAAAGATATGTTTGGCCGCTTTGGACCTTTTTGCGAGCCCCAGTGTACCGATGTCATCAACCCAACATCCTAA